In Paenibacillus ihbetae, the following are encoded in one genomic region:
- the radA gene encoding DNA repair protein RadA, producing the protein MAKTKTKFFCTECGYEAPKWFGKCPGCQSWNSMVEETETVIKTQGMNSPLFHSKEKPLSIINIESGKEPRIQTGIAELNRVLGGGLVPGSLVLVGGDPGIGKSTLLLQASNRLAQNGIRVLYISGEESVRQTKLRADRLGALSPELFVLCETNLESIEEAVESVQPGFVVIDSIQTVYLPEVTSAPGSVSQVRECTSRFMRLAKVKGIATVLVGHVTKEGAIAGPRMLEHMVDCVLYFEGERHHTYRLLRAVKNRFGSTNEIGIFEMGEDGLREVGNPSELFLSERPLGVAGSTVVASMEGTRPVLVELQALISTTHFPSPRRMGTGVDHHRMNLIIAVLEKRMGMFLQTQDAYLNVAGGVKLDEPAVDLAIAVSIASSFRDIPTKPYDVIFGEVGLTGEVRAVSRAEQRVKEAEKLGFKRVILPEKSLKGWKHPKGIEIIGVNTVADALAVALD; encoded by the coding sequence ATGGCCAAAACTAAGACGAAATTTTTCTGTACCGAATGCGGCTATGAAGCGCCGAAATGGTTCGGAAAATGTCCGGGCTGTCAATCATGGAATTCCATGGTAGAGGAGACCGAGACGGTAATCAAGACGCAGGGGATGAATTCCCCTCTTTTTCATAGTAAAGAAAAACCCCTTTCCATCATAAATATAGAGAGCGGAAAGGAACCGAGAATCCAGACGGGGATTGCGGAATTGAACCGCGTGCTCGGCGGCGGGCTCGTTCCGGGATCGCTCGTTCTGGTTGGCGGCGACCCCGGGATCGGGAAATCGACGCTGCTGCTGCAGGCCTCGAATCGCTTGGCGCAAAACGGCATCCGCGTCCTCTATATATCGGGCGAGGAATCGGTTCGGCAAACCAAGCTTCGGGCCGACCGGCTCGGCGCGCTGTCGCCGGAGCTGTTCGTTCTCTGTGAAACGAATCTGGAATCGATCGAGGAAGCGGTGGAGAGCGTTCAGCCGGGCTTTGTCGTGATCGACTCCATTCAAACGGTATATCTGCCGGAGGTCACGAGCGCGCCGGGAAGCGTGTCCCAGGTTCGGGAATGCACCTCACGCTTCATGCGTCTGGCAAAGGTAAAGGGCATTGCCACGGTGCTGGTGGGCCACGTGACCAAGGAAGGGGCCATTGCAGGGCCGCGGATGCTGGAGCATATGGTGGATTGCGTGCTTTACTTTGAAGGAGAGCGGCATCACACGTACCGCCTGCTTCGTGCGGTTAAGAACCGCTTCGGTTCGACTAATGAGATCGGCATATTCGAAATGGGGGAGGACGGTCTGCGTGAAGTGGGCAATCCGTCCGAGCTGTTCCTCTCCGAGCGTCCGCTAGGCGTGGCCGGGTCGACCGTCGTCGCCAGCATGGAGGGAACGCGCCCTGTACTTGTGGAGCTTCAGGCGCTCATCTCCACGACGCATTTTCCGTCGCCGAGACGAATGGGCACCGGCGTCGATCATCATCGCATGAACCTGATTATTGCCGTGCTGGAGAAACGGATGGGGATGTTCCTGCAGACGCAGGATGCCTATTTGAATGTGGCCGGCGGCGTGAAGCTGGATGAGCCTGCCGTCGATTTGGCCATCGCTGTCAGCATTGCATCCAGCTTTCGCGATATTCCGACCAAGCCGTATGACGTCATCTTCGGCGAGGTCGGGCTGACCGGCGAGGTTCGGGCGGTTTCCCGGGCGGAGCAAAGGGTGAAGGAAGCCGAGAAGCTCGGCTTCAAACGCGTGATTTTACCAGAGAAGAGCTTGAAGGGGTGGAAGCACCCCAAAGGAATCGAAATTATCGGAGTTAATACCGTTGCAGATGCATTAGCGGTTGCGTTAGATTAG
- the disA gene encoding DNA integrity scanning diadenylate cyclase DisA — protein MKETSQLDKMNDLLKLVAPGTPFRDGLENVLRAKTGALIVVGYSPEVMEVVDGGFSINCDFSPNYLYELAKMDGAIILSEDLKRILYANTQLIPDSSISSIETGIRHRTAERVAKQTGKLVVSISQRRNIITLYQGSLRYALKEIGVILTKANQAIQTLERYRAVLNQSLTNLSASEFEELVTIPEVVNVIQRVEMVLRIKKEIKRYINELGNEGRLISMQMEELVSNMEEEAWLLYADYAREYSEEKIREIILALKRSTDEELLDIHHIVRLLGYPASAAASEEEILPRGYRILNKIPRLPNVIIRNLVDRFQDLSSIMSASIHELDEVDGIGEVRARNIKEGLKRLQEQVFIDRQI, from the coding sequence GTGAAGGAAACGAGCCAACTGGACAAAATGAATGATTTGCTAAAGCTGGTAGCACCGGGAACGCCGTTTCGCGACGGATTGGAGAACGTGCTGCGGGCGAAGACGGGCGCACTGATCGTCGTGGGCTACAGTCCCGAGGTGATGGAGGTTGTCGACGGGGGCTTCTCCATCAACTGCGATTTCTCGCCGAACTATTTGTATGAGCTTGCCAAGATGGACGGCGCCATCATCTTGAGCGAAGACTTGAAACGGATATTATATGCCAACACTCAGCTCATCCCCGACTCATCCATTTCTTCCATTGAGACAGGGATACGTCACCGGACGGCGGAGCGGGTGGCGAAGCAGACGGGCAAGCTGGTGGTGTCCATCTCGCAGCGCAGGAATATCATTACATTGTATCAAGGCTCGCTGCGTTATGCTTTAAAGGAAATCGGCGTGATTCTGACCAAAGCCAACCAGGCGATTCAGACGCTGGAGCGGTACAGAGCCGTGCTCAACCAGTCGCTGACCAACCTGTCCGCCTCGGAATTCGAGGAGCTGGTTACCATCCCCGAAGTGGTTAACGTCATCCAGCGCGTTGAGATGGTGCTGCGCATCAAGAAGGAGATCAAGCGTTATATTAACGAGCTTGGCAATGAAGGCCGGCTGATCAGCATGCAGATGGAAGAGCTTGTGAGCAATATGGAGGAGGAAGCATGGCTTTTGTACGCGGATTATGCGCGTGAATACAGCGAGGAGAAGATCCGCGAGATCATACTGGCGCTTAAGCGTTCGACCGATGAAGAGCTGCTGGACATTCACCATATCGTCAGACTTCTCGGCTATCCGGCCTCCGCCGCCGCCTCCGAAGAAGAGATTCTGCCGCGCGGTTACCGGATCCTGAACAAGATCCCGCGTCTGCCGAATGTCATCATCCGCAACCTTGTCGACCGGTTCCAGGATCTGTCCAGCATCATGTCCGCCTCGATCCACGAGCTGGACGAAGTCGACGGCATCGGCGAGGTACGGGCACGGAACATCAAGGAAGGGCTGAAGAGGCTGCAGGAGCAAGTGTTCATTGACAGACAGATTTAA
- the pssA gene encoding CDP-diacylglycerol--serine O-phosphatidyltransferase: MTKSIPNMFTLGNLFLGMIGIILATEGRTSMAAIMIIIAMLLDGLDGRVARALNAQSEFGKELDSLSDVISFGVAPALIMYTVAFTDINTALAWTVTAIFPMCGALRLARFNVRPGIPGYFIGLPIPAAGGVLATLALFHEEITAPYMIFGMLLLSYLMISAVKYPNFKKIGIPKTAIKFTPLVIIGAVMVAVFFPEQTSMLIFVPLVLYAGYGLQQNFRRLTRRKRRKDDSQSDEAYRSSDR; this comes from the coding sequence ATGACGAAATCGATTCCGAACATGTTTACTTTAGGTAATCTGTTTCTCGGAATGATTGGCATCATCTTGGCGACAGAAGGCCGAACGAGTATGGCGGCCATTATGATTATCATCGCCATGCTTCTCGACGGTCTGGACGGCCGGGTGGCCCGGGCGCTGAATGCACAGAGCGAATTCGGCAAGGAACTGGATTCCTTATCGGATGTCATCTCATTTGGTGTAGCACCTGCACTTATTATGTATACTGTTGCTTTTACAGATATCAATACAGCCTTGGCCTGGACCGTGACCGCAATCTTTCCGATGTGCGGAGCGCTTCGGCTGGCGAGATTCAATGTCCGTCCGGGAATACCGGGATACTTCATCGGCCTGCCGATCCCCGCTGCGGGCGGCGTGCTTGCAACACTGGCGCTGTTCCATGAAGAGATTACCGCACCTTATATGATTTTTGGCATGCTGCTTCTTTCTTATCTCATGATCAGTGCCGTCAAGTACCCGAACTTCAAGAAGATCGGCATTCCGAAAACGGCGATCAAGTTCACGCCATTGGTCATTATCGGCGCCGTTATGGTGGCCGTGTTCTTTCCGGAGCAGACCTCCATGCTGATCTTTGTCCCGCTCGTGCTGTATGCCGGCTACGGCCTTCAGCAAAATTTCCGCAGACTGACGCGGAGGAAGCGCCGCAAGGATGACAGCCAGTCGGATGAGGCCTATCGCTCCTCGGACCGATAG
- a CDS encoding DUF1573 domain-containing protein, with product MSAPSLQAFQDQVSELLLRHRSLLDVLSKNGQSNASVNRAVTKAITECGCIELHATKQTFDINADLESARELVGTHVEGHLCENCREAVSSELGRNLFYMSALANLLDIQLDDVVVKESQKCSTLGLFNLS from the coding sequence ATGAGCGCTCCTAGTTTACAGGCCTTTCAGGATCAAGTTTCCGAATTGTTGCTCCGTCACCGCAGTCTATTGGATGTTCTGTCGAAAAATGGTCAAAGCAATGCATCAGTCAACCGTGCCGTTACCAAAGCCATCACAGAATGCGGATGCATCGAGCTCCATGCCACGAAGCAAACCTTCGATATCAACGCTGATCTCGAATCCGCCCGGGAATTAGTGGGCACCCATGTCGAGGGCCATCTGTGCGAGAACTGCCGCGAAGCGGTGAGCTCCGAGCTTGGCCGCAACCTTTTTTATATGTCGGCCCTTGCCAATCTGCTCGATATTCAGCTGGATGACGTGGTCGTGAAGGAGTCGCAGAAATGCTCGACGCTGGGTTTGTTCAACCTGTCCTAA
- a CDS encoding PIN/TRAM domain-containing protein yields the protein MLKKAILAFTVLCGAWSGYTLYHTIERSFPELSPMFGQGVFAAGSGAFALLGGLLFGMIGVLSAERVTRSLHSLISSFSRIPMNDLAAGTAGLLGGLLLSLLLSPGLSLLGQVGQLLQVGITVLGGYLGLRIGLEKKEELASLWMSGRWSQGAEPESRRVEEHKILDTSVIIDGRIADICKTGFIEGTIVIPEFVLEELQHIADSSDLLKRNRGRRGLDILNKIQKELDVKVLIYEGDFEEISEVDSKLVKLAKVLQGKVVTNDFNLNKVCELQGVSVLNINDLANAVKPVVLPGEEILVQIIKDGKEHGQGVAYLDDGTMIVVEGGREYIGTMMEVLVTSVLQTSAGRMIFAKPKLLEKAQ from the coding sequence ATGTTAAAAAAAGCTATTTTAGCATTTACGGTATTATGCGGAGCATGGAGCGGCTATACGTTATATCATACAATCGAACGGTCATTTCCTGAGCTCTCGCCGATGTTTGGGCAAGGCGTGTTTGCGGCGGGGAGCGGTGCCTTCGCGCTGCTGGGAGGTTTATTATTCGGCATGATTGGCGTGCTGTCGGCTGAACGGGTGACCCGAAGTCTGCACAGCCTGATTTCTTCGTTCTCGCGAATTCCGATGAATGATCTGGCAGCCGGAACGGCCGGCCTATTGGGCGGACTCCTGTTATCCTTGCTGCTCTCGCCGGGTTTATCCTTGTTAGGACAAGTCGGGCAGCTGCTGCAGGTGGGGATTACCGTGCTGGGCGGGTATCTCGGGCTTCGGATCGGGCTGGAGAAGAAGGAGGAATTGGCTTCCTTATGGATGTCCGGACGATGGAGCCAGGGGGCCGAGCCGGAAAGCCGGCGCGTCGAAGAGCATAAAATTCTGGATACCAGCGTCATTATCGACGGAAGAATTGCCGATATTTGCAAAACCGGGTTCATCGAAGGAACGATCGTCATACCCGAATTTGTGCTGGAGGAGCTGCAGCACATTGCGGATTCGTCGGATTTGCTCAAGCGGAATCGGGGGCGCCGCGGACTTGATATTTTGAATAAAATCCAGAAAGAGCTGGACGTCAAGGTACTCATCTATGAAGGGGATTTCGAAGAGATCTCCGAGGTGGACAGCAAGCTCGTGAAGCTTGCCAAGGTGCTGCAGGGCAAGGTGGTCACGAACGACTTCAACTTGAACAAGGTATGCGAGCTGCAGGGCGTGTCGGTGCTGAACATCAATGACTTGGCCAATGCGGTGAAGCCGGTCGTCCTGCCGGGCGAAGAAATCCTGGTGCAGATTATCAAGGACGGCAAGGAGCATGGCCAAGGCGTCGCCTATTTGGATGACGGCACGATGATCGTTGTCGAAGGCGGACGCGAATATATCGGCACGATGATGGAAGTGCTCGTCACGAGCGTATTGCAAACCTCGGCGGGCCGCATGATCTTCGCCAAACCGAAACTGTTGGAAAAAGCCCAGTAA
- the ispD gene encoding 2-C-methyl-D-erythritol 4-phosphate cytidylyltransferase produces MKNSFGAVIVAAGKGTRMGTRESKQYLALGGKPIIIRTLSVFNRLPWLQELVLVTGAEDVSRCKSWVEEYGLDKVTAVIPGGSERQHSVYRGLKQLSSEWVMIHDGVRPFITTEEIEACRDAAMEVGASVLGVPVKDTIKQVNGQGLITGTPDRQSLWAAATPQTFRLSELLSVHEKAASEGFTGTDDAMLMEWAGNPVKVVEGKYSNIKITTPEDLEYAAFLQKRKGESVE; encoded by the coding sequence ATGAAGAACAGCTTTGGCGCCGTCATTGTGGCGGCGGGCAAGGGAACGCGAATGGGAACCCGGGAGAGCAAGCAGTATCTGGCTCTGGGCGGCAAGCCGATCATTATCCGTACGCTTTCGGTGTTCAACCGGCTGCCGTGGCTGCAAGAGCTGGTGCTCGTCACCGGGGCGGAGGATGTTTCCCGCTGCAAATCCTGGGTGGAGGAATACGGGCTTGACAAGGTGACCGCAGTCATCCCGGGAGGCAGCGAAAGACAGCATTCCGTCTATCGAGGCTTGAAGCAGCTCTCCTCCGAATGGGTCATGATTCACGACGGGGTGAGGCCGTTTATTACCACCGAGGAGATTGAAGCTTGCCGCGATGCGGCGATGGAGGTCGGCGCTTCCGTGCTGGGAGTGCCTGTGAAGGATACGATCAAGCAGGTGAACGGCCAGGGGCTGATAACAGGCACCCCGGACCGTCAAAGTCTGTGGGCCGCTGCGACCCCACAGACTTTTCGTCTTTCCGAGCTGCTTTCGGTGCATGAGAAGGCTGCAAGCGAAGGGTTTACCGGAACGGATGACGCGATGCTGATGGAATGGGCAGGGAATCCGGTGAAGGTGGTCGAGGGGAAATACAGCAATATCAAGATCACCACGCCGGAAGACTTGGAATACGCCGCATTTTTACAGAAACGTAAGGGAGAGAGTGTAGAATGA
- the ispF gene encoding 2-C-methyl-D-erythritol 2,4-cyclodiphosphate synthase — protein sequence MIRVGHGFDVHQLVEGRPCIIGGVTIPYEKGLLGHSDADVLLHAIADSILGALGLGDIGRHFPDTDAAFKDADSLKLLEQVWVMAAEKGYKLGNVDATIIAQKPKMAPYIPQMAEVIAKALDAEVEQVNVKATTTEQLGFTGRGEGIAAQSVVCLVKGMLSS from the coding sequence ATGATTCGTGTTGGACATGGATTTGATGTGCATCAGCTTGTGGAGGGCAGGCCTTGCATCATTGGCGGAGTTACGATTCCTTATGAAAAAGGGCTGCTCGGGCACTCGGACGCCGATGTGCTGCTGCATGCGATTGCGGATTCGATTCTCGGAGCGCTGGGGCTTGGCGATATCGGACGCCACTTCCCGGATACCGACGCCGCATTTAAAGATGCAGACAGCCTCAAGCTGCTTGAGCAGGTGTGGGTCATGGCTGCCGAGAAAGGGTATAAATTAGGGAACGTCGATGCTACGATCATCGCCCAGAAGCCGAAGATGGCTCCTTATATCCCGCAGATGGCAGAAGTAATCGCGAAGGCGCTGGATGCCGAGGTTGAACAAGTCAACGTCAAGGCAACCACGACCGAGCAGCTTGGCTTCACCGGCCGCGGGGAAGGCATCGCGGCGCAATCGGTTGTCTGCCTTGTGAAAGGTATGCTATCATCTTGA
- the gltX gene encoding glutamate--tRNA ligase: protein MTGEVRVRYAPSPTGHLHIGNARTALFNYLFARKNNGKFIIRIEDTDVKRNVEGGEQSQLKYLKWLGMDWDESVDVGGEYGPYRQTERLDIYKQYWQDLLDRGLAYRCYCTEEELEQEREEQMARGETPRYSGKHRNLTEEERLALEAEGRVPSIRFRVPDDRVYTFDDMVKGTISFNSKETGDFVIVKKDGIPTYNFAVAVDDHLMKISHVLRGEDHISNTPRQLMIYEAFGWEPPRFGHMTLIVGEDHKKLSKRNESIIQFIEQYDQLGYLPEAMFNFISLLGWSPEGEEEIFSKEQLISIFDENRLSKSPAVFDANKLAHINNTYIKSADPDRVAALAIPHLQKASRLPAELNPEQEAWARALVALYQEQMTAASDIVDLSEVFFRTHLELDAEGIEVMSGEQVPAVLSAFLNKIEQSNEFTAEKIAALIKEVQKETGFKGKQLFMPIRVALTGQTHGRDLNQTIWLLGRDRVLDRLRSQIKGA from the coding sequence ATGACCGGAGAAGTCCGCGTGCGCTATGCACCGAGTCCGACGGGACATTTACATATCGGCAATGCCAGAACGGCATTATTCAATTATTTGTTCGCCCGCAAGAACAACGGGAAATTCATTATCCGGATCGAAGATACGGATGTGAAGCGCAATGTTGAAGGCGGAGAGCAAAGCCAGCTTAAATACCTGAAATGGCTTGGCATGGATTGGGACGAGAGCGTGGATGTCGGGGGCGAATACGGCCCGTACCGCCAAACCGAGCGCCTCGATATTTATAAGCAGTACTGGCAGGATCTTCTGGATCGCGGCCTTGCTTATCGCTGCTATTGCACGGAAGAGGAGCTTGAGCAGGAGCGGGAGGAGCAGATGGCCCGCGGGGAGACGCCGCGCTATTCCGGCAAGCACCGGAACCTGACCGAAGAGGAGCGTCTTGCCCTGGAAGCGGAAGGACGCGTGCCGAGCATCCGTTTCCGCGTACCGGATGATCGCGTATACACGTTTGACGATATGGTGAAGGGAACGATCTCGTTTAACAGCAAAGAGACCGGCGACTTCGTCATCGTCAAGAAGGACGGAATTCCGACCTACAATTTCGCTGTGGCTGTGGATGACCATCTGATGAAGATCAGTCACGTGCTGCGCGGAGAGGACCATATCTCCAACACGCCGCGGCAGCTGATGATCTATGAAGCCTTCGGCTGGGAGCCGCCTCGCTTCGGCCATATGACGCTCATCGTCGGCGAGGATCACAAGAAGCTGAGCAAGCGGAATGAATCGATCATCCAGTTCATTGAGCAGTACGATCAGCTCGGTTATTTGCCGGAGGCGATGTTCAACTTTATTTCGCTGCTCGGCTGGTCGCCGGAAGGGGAAGAGGAGATCTTCTCCAAGGAGCAGCTGATCTCGATCTTTGACGAGAACCGGTTGTCCAAGAGCCCGGCCGTCTTCGATGCGAATAAGCTGGCTCACATCAACAACACCTACATCAAGAGCGCCGATCCGGACCGGGTGGCAGCGCTGGCGATTCCGCATCTGCAGAAGGCGAGCCGCTTGCCTGCGGAGCTGAATCCCGAGCAGGAAGCCTGGGCGCGTGCGCTCGTGGCCCTCTACCAAGAACAGATGACGGCCGCTTCGGATATCGTCGATCTGTCGGAGGTCTTCTTCCGCACACATCTCGAGCTGGATGCCGAAGGCATTGAGGTCATGAGCGGCGAGCAGGTGCCTGCCGTACTGTCCGCGTTCCTTAACAAAATCGAGCAATCGAACGAGTTCACCGCAGAGAAGATTGCGGCACTTATCAAGGAAGTCCAGAAGGAGACCGGCTTCAAGGGCAAGCAGCTCTTTATGCCGATCCGGGTTGCATTGACCGGGCAGACGCACGGGCGGGACCTGAACCAGACGATTTGGCTGCTCGGCAGAGACCGGGTGCTGGACCGCCTGCGCTCGCAGATCAAGGGTGCGTAA
- the cysE gene encoding serine O-acetyltransferase — MFKQMKSDIRTVFENDPAARGLFEVVFTYSGLHALWAHRVAHALFKRRWYTLARIISQISRFMTGIEIHPGARIGQRLFIDHGMGVVIGETCEIGDDVVIYQGVTLGGTGKEKGKRHPTIGNNVVIGSGAKVLGSFAIGDNCNIGSNAVVLRPVPPNSTVVGNPGKVVKQNGERVRDRLDHTNLPDPIVDTLRSMQKEIDQLRAELEETRRELKKSAPEVMLSSINKE, encoded by the coding sequence ATGTTCAAACAGATGAAATCGGATATTCGGACAGTGTTTGAGAATGACCCGGCTGCCCGGGGGCTTTTTGAAGTGGTATTCACCTACTCGGGGCTTCATGCATTATGGGCCCATCGGGTTGCCCATGCATTATTCAAGCGGCGCTGGTATACGCTGGCCCGGATCATATCGCAGATCAGCCGTTTTATGACCGGGATCGAAATTCACCCCGGCGCCCGGATCGGGCAAAGGCTGTTTATCGACCATGGCATGGGGGTTGTCATTGGCGAGACCTGCGAAATCGGGGACGATGTCGTCATTTACCAAGGGGTAACGCTCGGCGGTACCGGCAAGGAGAAGGGCAAGCGTCATCCAACGATCGGCAACAACGTTGTCATCGGTTCCGGCGCCAAAGTGCTAGGTTCCTTTGCGATTGGGGATAACTGTAATATCGGCTCCAACGCCGTCGTGCTGCGGCCCGTTCCGCCGAACAGCACCGTGGTCGGCAATCCCGGCAAAGTCGTGAAGCAGAACGGGGAGCGGGTTCGCGACCGCCTCGATCATACGAACCTGCCGGACCCGATCGTCGATACCCTTCGCTCGATGCAGAAAGAGATCGACCAGCTGCGGGCGGAGCTGGAGGAGACGAGACGGGAGCTGAAGAAGTCCGCTCCGGAGGTTATGCTGTCTTCGATTAATAAGGAATAA
- the cysS gene encoding cysteine--tRNA ligase, whose amino-acid sequence MALQIYNTLTRMKETFVAQEAGKVKIYVCGPTVYDYIHIGNARPMIFFDVVRAYFEQQGNDVHYVVNFTDVDDKMIRKAEQTGTTVPEVADKFIKAYYEDLNGLGIPRATLNPRVTDNMENIIEFIQDLVDRGFAYENGGDVFFRTRKFDGYGKLSQQNLDELQFGIRIEVDKRKENPEDFVLWKAAKPGEIYWSSPWGDGRPGWHIECSAMARRYLGDTLDIHGGGQDLQFPHHECEVAQSEALTGKPLANYWMHNGYIRINNEKMSKSLGNGVLVKDLREQYTKEAVRYFMLSTHYRNPLNFSEEVMDQAQNSVERLANAAANVKHRLSAAVGSPDAEAGEEIRNKMSAVLAEFHQKMQDDFNTPDAITAMFQWASEANQLLQESSIPAADLREVLDAFNVMNGVLRIVNTGEDAMLDEEIERLIAERVEARKNKNWGRADEIRDLLAAKGIVLEDTAQGMRWKRK is encoded by the coding sequence ATGGCGCTGCAAATCTATAACACATTGACCCGCATGAAGGAAACATTCGTTGCCCAGGAGGCAGGCAAGGTTAAAATTTATGTATGCGGTCCTACCGTGTACGATTACATCCATATCGGCAATGCGCGTCCGATGATCTTTTTCGACGTCGTTCGCGCTTACTTTGAGCAGCAGGGCAATGATGTCCATTATGTCGTGAACTTTACGGATGTCGACGACAAAATGATCCGGAAAGCGGAACAAACCGGGACCACGGTTCCGGAGGTGGCGGATAAGTTTATCAAGGCTTACTACGAGGACCTCAACGGCCTTGGCATCCCGAGAGCGACCTTGAATCCGCGGGTAACGGACAACATGGAGAACATCATTGAGTTCATTCAGGACCTCGTGGATCGCGGCTTCGCTTATGAGAACGGAGGCGATGTATTCTTCCGCACCCGCAAATTCGACGGATACGGGAAGCTGTCCCAGCAAAATCTCGACGAGCTGCAGTTCGGCATCCGGATCGAGGTGGATAAGCGCAAGGAAAATCCGGAGGATTTCGTGCTGTGGAAGGCTGCGAAGCCCGGTGAAATTTACTGGAGCAGCCCGTGGGGCGACGGCCGGCCGGGGTGGCATATCGAATGCTCGGCCATGGCGCGCCGTTATCTGGGGGATACGCTCGATATCCACGGCGGCGGCCAGGATCTGCAGTTCCCGCACCATGAGTGCGAAGTGGCGCAGTCCGAAGCGCTGACAGGAAAGCCGCTTGCGAACTACTGGATGCATAACGGATACATCCGCATCAACAACGAGAAGATGTCGAAGTCGCTCGGAAACGGCGTATTGGTTAAGGATTTGCGCGAACAATATACGAAGGAAGCGGTACGCTACTTTATGCTGTCTACCCATTACCGCAATCCGCTCAACTTCAGCGAAGAGGTTATGGATCAGGCGCAGAACAGCGTGGAGCGTCTTGCTAATGCCGCCGCAAATGTCAAGCACCGGTTAAGCGCGGCGGTCGGCTCGCCGGATGCGGAAGCCGGCGAGGAGATCCGGAATAAAATGTCGGCGGTTCTTGCCGAATTTCATCAGAAAATGCAGGATGATTTCAACACGCCTGATGCGATAACGGCGATGTTCCAGTGGGCGAGCGAAGCGAACCAGCTGCTGCAAGAGTCTTCGATTCCGGCGGCGGATCTGCGGGAGGTGCTCGATGCCTTTAACGTGATGAACGGCGTGCTGCGGATCGTGAACACAGGCGAGGATGCTATGCTGGACGAGGAGATTGAACGCCTGATTGCCGAGCGTGTGGAGGCCAGAAAGAACAAGAACTGGGGAAGAGCGGACGAGATTCGCGACTTGCTGGCAGCCAAAGGCATCGTGCTGGAGGATACTGCGCAGGGCATGCGCTGGAAGCGCAAATGA
- a CDS encoding Mini-ribonuclease 3: MSGPDFQEPALGWFDFPPSKPARLIPPIVLAYIGDAIYEVAVRQYLISRPNLRPNHLHRTATGLVSAKAQSRILAYLEPLLTEEEQDIVRQGRNAKSGSVPKNADVLEYRHATAFETLVGYLYYTGQQDRIRELVGKSIEYVEHSK, translated from the coding sequence ATGAGCGGGCCGGACTTTCAGGAGCCGGCCCTCGGCTGGTTCGACTTTCCGCCGTCGAAGCCGGCAAGGCTCATTCCGCCGATTGTGCTGGCCTATATCGGGGATGCGATCTATGAGGTCGCCGTACGGCAGTATTTGATATCCCGGCCGAATCTTCGGCCGAATCATCTGCACCGGACGGCGACGGGACTTGTCTCGGCGAAGGCCCAGAGCCGGATTCTGGCGTATCTCGAGCCGCTCCTCACGGAAGAGGAGCAGGACATCGTTCGCCAGGGGCGCAACGCCAAGTCGGGCAGCGTTCCGAAAAACGCGGATGTGCTGGAATATCGCCATGCAACGGCCTTTGAAACCTTGGTAGGGTATTTATACTATACGGGGCAGCAGGACCGGATTCGCGAGCTTGTCGGCAAAAGCATCGAGTACGTGGAACATTCGAAATAA